The Limanda limanda chromosome 20, fLimLim1.1, whole genome shotgun sequence genome has a segment encoding these proteins:
- the dlec1 gene encoding deleted in lung and esophageal cancer protein 1: MAAALEEPETRQHSTVDTGLSSHIPNSGESQDISHILANTFKDLYTQGIFGADSLNDLIQKESDWSSAHDKYEEELQQANCEYSRCIQEADMLESHIIHARNQATAIESQDYKRLNPGDVCDQEGFFTVQSAFSWCVDSDLLEMHNLISPRDYLPTQKPRVRPPPPVKLNPSKPTVSYTMHISKGPQDDGYTLMPSPGKTVLNESDRSLMFDSSLETPREKTPREKLNQSKPTLKWKPSAKDKAEVRDVVQKLKDRHSFLRNPHFLPPNAQPGGMSLIQPSSRVVKREGGSKGKREQSSTDDPVPVFLANPSVVLFTDYSVGQVSETTLELKNMTSSSRHIRVNPPISPYFSIGLGRFPGEGGVVAPGMSCKYTVQFTPDSLADYEDFIVVESHVQTLLVVPVAAKRPPPILTLPRILDCGYCLIGGVKFVEFLCRNIGLSVGTFCVIPKKQWPASNLRSVARTYFSEQPPFAISPSLFVLQPGEATVMEVVFFPIIAEKSCQVFTLVCDNCQVKDISIEGEGQMIAFEVVSVSGENVRPVIREAHDLTAEHFVRFSSCNPHSVKHKKIIIRNNVHVELPFHWQIMNPNVHPLLPGETPVPFQTQFHLATDDAFSVSPLTGLLAPCQDREFLFTFGPKELKEYHSVCHLVLTDIPQLPPQPSENSILQPVRTGSKLNDVIVMEIEVKGPTEPYQVLLDPYAVVIPGEIFICTTTQRPLKMWNHSKTFICFQWERMNSSSHIIEVEPSTGRIEQNECLDLDLIVTGGKPERVVTSLVCHIEHRHEPITLPVEVSFKGPTMTVGVPSVDFGLMRLGEQMQTRLFLTNTSQLEASWTIGGSQHDQQDTQMLVEPCRGVLPPLACCSVGLFFKPRFSQQFEKELELEVENGTGCHLSVRADVQSPQVCLLNCELLLSELYVGVPAKANVTLFNQSLLPAHFQWMPQLQGKQAALCSASFDPSSGSLGPNASVEVTVTFTSHTDLELTEMAALCEVQGMNSHVVLVISASNIKELSVTYSLPSVGSNPDDKRPLTILDFGVDVCRRPVTKQLLMTNQTAIPAPFTIEPEYFKPNNQQEKRCAYVKKPLHSIQAKIMEEKAHEEFVSSLLAHGKGAAFFVLPNTGTLGPFETLTVEVTAYTDMWGEYRDNLICKVGDLDTMLIQIQMTVTGCPLYFQVTGPLEDDQNQGPIVQFGMHVSGGDTVSRSLRINNPTMYDIRMDWMTFNIDQNDHRLVDLVLKYGPAFPIKDADGNEVLSGALRLSDGNVQTGRERIRPPGSDGSSSSLQSQTDTDEEEMRDGCDENEASFYPFPANEKLFTVRIRPHMGNLSDYPYCITPQQIMIEAQGSSTIHVSFTPLTLSGSAPESRCVGLAMGFISLDSKTATCVSGKVERAQGLDLEPLRLDLLAAVTPAVLVVEMEKDDGVLQFHASTGDLQRAQSERELIVQQFDITKNLHLKNHLEMPLHFRLGTQPPFTVLRPQPRVRTSSSSNSATSVRDSLVLQPQKSMQVKVVFHCSRCLLDHLDQADEDVPPGVTLIHDANGPRKLRFQQNLLIHYSNNSLQTVPLCAFLDLSALRLSTQSINFGFGYVGQMQTREVKLYCCGAHTYWKSVIESDEADLCVFRLTPDFGLLRPKEYVSSCRECLQISFTPSVNREFRATVLIQSPLVKTPLRLQLQGTGSFDEAFCSN; encoded by the exons ATGGCAGCTGCTTTGGAAGAACCGGAGACGAGACAACACTCAACAGTTGACACAGGGTTGAGCAGCCATATACCCAACTCAGGAGAATCACAG GATATTTCCCATATATTGGCAAACACGTTCAAAGACCTTTACACGCAAGGCATCTTTGGGGCCGACTCTTTGAACGACCTCATCCAGAAAGAGAGTGATTGGAGCAGCGCCCAtgacaaatatgaggaggagctgcagcag GCTAATTGTGAATACAGCCGCTGTATACAAGAGGCAGACATGTTGGAGAGTCACATAATTCATGCCAGAAATCAAGCTACAGCCATAGAAAGCCAGGACTACAAGAGACTAAATCCAGGGGACGTTTGTGATCAAGAGGGGTTCTTTACAG tccAATCAGCCTTTTCCTGGTGTGTAGACAGTGATCTCCTCGAAATGCACAACCTGATTTCCCCCCGGGACTACTTACCCACACAAAAACCACGGGtcagaccaccaccaccag TAAAATTGAATCCTTCCAAGCCCACCGTCTCCTACACCATGCACATATCCAAGGGGCCACAGGATGATGGTTATACACTCATGCCCAGTCCAGGAAAGACTGTGTTGAATGAGTCAGACCGCAGCCTGATGTTTGACTCCAGCTTAGAAACACCAAGGGAGAAAACTCCCAGAGAG aagCTGAATCAGTCCAAACCCACCCTCAAGTGGAAGCCAAGCGCGAAAGATAAGGCGGAGGTGAGGGATGTGGTCCAGAAGCTGAAAGATCGACACAGCTTCCTTCGAAATCCTCACTTCCTTCCCCCGAACGCTCAGCCTGGCGGCATGTCCCTCATCCAGCCCAGTAGCAGAGTGGTGAAGAGGGAGGGTGGGAGTAAAGGGAAGAGGGAACAAAG CTCAACTGATGATCCCGTACCAGTCTTCCTGGCAAATCCTTCGGTGGTGCTTTTTACTGACTACAGCGTGGGACAAGTTAGTGAG ACtacactggagctgaaaaacATGACTTCCTCAAGTCGTCATATCCGAGTCAACCCACCTATCAGTCCTTACTTCTCTATTGGCCTAG GGCGATTCCCTGGTGAGGGTGGTGTTGTTGCCCCCGGGATGAGCTGTAAGTACACGGTGCAGTTCACTCCTGACTCCCTGGCGGACTATGAGGACTTCATAGTGGTGGAGAGCCACGTGCAGACCCTGCTGGTGGTGCCCGTCGCCGCCAAGCGACCCCCTCCAATACTCACCT TACCAAGAATTCTGGACTGTGGCTACTGTCTGATCGGTGGAGTGAAATTTGTTGAGTTTCTATGCCGGAACATTGGTCTCAGCGTTGGGACATTCTGCGTCATCCCAAAGAAACAGTGGCCAGCCTCAAACCTCAGG TCTGTGGCCAGAACATACTTTTCTGAGCAGCCACCCTTCGCTATCAGCCCGTCTCTTTTTGTGCTGCAGCCTGGAGAGGCCACGGTcatggag gtggtTTTCTTCCCCATCATTGCTGAAAAGAGCTGTCAGGTTTTCACACTCGTCTGTGACAACTGCCAGGTGAAAGACATCTCCATCGAAG gtgaAGGTCAGATGATCGCTTTCGAGGTGGTGTCCGTGTCTGGGGAGAATGTGCGTCCTGTAATCAGGGAAGCGCACGACCTCACTGCAGAGCACTTTGTCCGTTTCAGCTCATGCAACCCTCACTCCGTGAAGCATAAAAAAATCATCATTAGGAACAATGT TCACGTGGAGCTGCCTTTCCACTGGCAGATCATGAATCCCAACGTCCACCCTCTGCTTCCAGGGGAAACCCCTGTGCCTTTCCAAACCCAGTTCCACCTGGCCACAGATGATGCTTTCAGTGTCAGCCCTCTCACAGGCCTTCTGGCCCCCTGTCAGGACCGAGAGTTCCTGTTTACGTTCGGTCCCAAAGAG ttgaAGGAATACCACAGTGTCTGTCACTTGGTCTTGACAGATATCCCACAGCTGCCACCACAGCCCAGTGAAAATAG TATCCTCCAGCCTGTGCGCACTGGCTCCAAGTTGAACGATGTCATCGTCATGGAGATAGAGGTCAAGGGGCCAACGGAGCCGTACCAGGTCCTGCTGGATCCTTACGCTGTGGTGATACCTGGAGAGATTTTTATTTGCACCACCACCCAGAGGCCGTTAAAG ATGTGGAACCACAGCAAGACCTTCATCTGTTTTCAGTGGGAAAGGATGAACAGTAGCAGCCACATTATAGAAGTAGAGCCCTCTACTGGCCGAATAG AGCAGAACGAGTGCTTGGATTTGGATTTAATTGTGACTGGAGGGAAACCGGAGAGGGTCGTGACCAGCCTGGTTTGTCACATAGAGCACCGACATGAGCCCATCACACTGCCTGTGGAAGTCTCCTTCAAG GGTCCCACAATGACTGTGGGTGTGCCCAGTGTGGACTTTGGGCTCATGAGGCTCGGGGAGCAGATGCAGACCCGCCTCTTCCTCACCAACACCTCCCAGCTTGAGGCCTCCTGGACCATCGGGGGAAGTCAACATGACCAGCAAGACACACAG ATGTTAGTGGAGCCATGCCGAGGTGTGCTGCCCCCCCTGGCCTGTTGCAGTGTGGGCCTGTTCTTCAAGCCACGTTTCAGTCAGCAGTTTGAAAAAGAgttggagctggaggtggaaaATGGAACCGGATG TCACCTGTCAGTGCGAGCAGATGTGCAGTCTCCTCAGGTGTGTCTGTTAAACTGTgagctgctcctctctgagCTCTACGTCGGAGTTCCTGCCAAGGCCAACGTCACTCTCTTCAACCAGAGCCTGCTGCCGGCACACTTTCAATGGATG CCTCAGCTGCAGGGCAAACAGGCTGCACTGTGTTCAGCCTCTTTTGACCcctcctctggttctctgggACCTAATGCCAGCgtagaggtcacagtgacttttaCCTCTCACACAGAC ctggagctgactgAGATGGCTGCTCTCTGTGAGGTCCAGGGGATGAACTCTCATGTTGTTCTGGTCATCTCGGCTTCCAATATCAAGGAACTCAGCGTGACGTACTCGCTGCCAAGTGTCGG CTCTAACCCAGATGATAAAAGACCCTTGACAATACTCGACTTCGGAGTCGATGTTTGTAGGAGACCTGTAACGAAGCAGTTGCTGATGACCAATCAAACTGCCATCCCTGCTCCTTTCACCATAGAGCCTGAGTATTTCAAGCCAAATAACCAGCAAGAGAAAAG ATGTGCATATGTTAAGAAGCCGCTTCACTCCATTCAAGCAAAAATCATGGAGGAAAAAGCACATGAGG AGTTTGTGAGCAGCCTGCTGGCTCATGGGAAAGGTGCGGCGTTCTTTGTGCTGCCGAACACAGGCACGCTGGGACCGTTTGAGACCCTGACTGTGGAAGTGACAGCCTACACTGACATGTGGGGAGAATACAGAGACAATCTCATATGCAAA gtggGGGACCTTGACACCATGCTCATTCAAATACAAATGACAGTGACTGGATGTCCACTCTACTTCCAGGTTACAGGCCCGCTAGAAGACGACCAAAACCAAGGGCCGATCGTACA GTTTGGAATGCATGTGTCTGGAGGGGACACAGTCTCCCGCTCTCTTCGCATCAACAATCCCACCATGTATG ACATTCGCATGGACTGGATGACTTTCAACATCGATCAGAACGACCACAGACTGGTGGACCTTGTGTTGAAGTACGGACCCGCCTTCCCAATCAAAGACGCTGATGGCAATGAGGTGTTGAGCGGAGCCTTAAGACTTTCTGATGGAAATGTTCAAACAGGCCGGGAAAGGATTCGCCCTCCAGGCTCTGATGGATCGAGCTCCTCCCTCCAGAGCCAGACT GACACggacgaggaggagatgagggatGGCTGTGACGAAAATGAAGCCTCTTTTTATCCCTTTCCTGCGAATGAAAAACTCTTCACTGTACGCATCCGCCCTCACATGGGCAACCTCTCCGATTACCCCTACTGCATCACACCTCAGCAAATA ATGATTGAAGCACAGGGCAGCAGCACAATCCACGTATCTTTCACTCCTCTGACTCtgtctggttctgctcctgagtcaaGATGTGTGGGCTTAGCTATGGGCTTCATTAGTCTAGACTCAAAG acgGCTACCTGTGTCTCGGGTAAAGTGGAAAGAGCGCAGGGTTTGGATTTGGAGCCTCTCAGGCTGGATCTTCTAGCAGCCGTTACTCCCGCAGT GCTGGTGGTGGAGATGGAGAAAGACGATGGGGTGCTGCAGTTTCATGCCTCGACTGGTGATTTACAGAGGGCACAATCGGAGAGAGAG CTGATAGTGCAGCAATTTGATATCACAAAGAACCTCCATCTGAAAAACCACTTGGAGATGCCGCTTCACTTCAGGCTGGGAACTCAGCCTCCGTTCACAGTGCTCAGACCACAGCCTCGAGTGAggaccagcagctccagcaacTCGGCGACTAGTGTCAGAGATTCTCTGGTGCTGCAACCACAAAAAAGCATGCAG GTGAAAGTGGTGTTCCACTGCTCCCGGTGTCTTCTGGACCATTTGGACCAGGCAGATGAGGACGTCCCTCCTGGGGTGACGTTGATCCACGATGCCAATGGGCCGAGGAAGCTGAGGTTCCAGCAGAACCTCCTGATTCACTACAGCAACAACAGCCTGCAG ACCGTCCCTCTCTGTGCATTTCTGGATCTGTCTGCTCTGCGTCTGTCCACCCAGAGCATCAACTTTGGGTTCGGCTACGTGGGCCAGATGCAGACAAGGGAAGTGAAGCTCTACTGTTGTGGAGCTCACACATATTGGAAATCAGTAATAG agtCAGATGAGGCggacctgtgtgtgttcagactgACACCAGACTTTGGGCTTCTCAGGCCCAAGGAATAtgtcagcagctgcagagagtgTCTCCAGATCAGCTTCACTCCCAG TGTGAACAGAGAGTTCAGAGCCACGGTGCTGATCCAGTCTCCTCTGGTGAAGACCCCCCTCAGGCTGCAGCTCCAGGGCACAGGGTCATTTGATGAAGCATTCTGTTCAAACTAG